From a region of the Vanrija pseudolonga chromosome 2, complete sequence genome:
- the SPAC2E11.17_1 gene encoding uncharacterized protein, with translation MLVSEQEVELDLAPRAPHERVLPSAGFVMLPPTFCSDAPTPITQTLPFESSDLTMAVVMLLSKPVHSSAILSGVRASSWIFSAVALGSAPRSIRNGRTVGTSFFANSSRPSTRSPATTYQIKTGSPIFTFTASRPASATLNGSTMLPSSKLTLSGSL, from the exons ATGCTTGTATCGGAACAAGAAGTTGAGCTGGATCTCGCGCCACGAGCACCACACGAACGGGTACTGCCGTCAGCTGGGTTCGTCATGTTGCCACCCACCTTCTGTTCAGACGCTCCTACCCCGATCACGCAGACCTTGCCGTtcgagtcgagcgacttgACG ATGGCAGTTGTGATGCTGCTCTCGAAACCAGTGCACTCGAGCGCGATCttgagcggcgtgcgcgccagCTCCTGGATCTTCTCGGCAGTcgccctcggctcggcgccgcgctcgatCAGGAACGGCCGCACCGTCGGCACGAGCTTCTTTGCAAACTCGAGCCGCCCCTCAACGAGGTCG CCGGCGACGACATACCAGATCAAGACAGGGTCACCAATCTTTACGTtcacggcgtcgaggcccgccagcgccacgctCAACGGCTCGACCATGCTCCCCTCTTCGAAGCTCACGCTGTCGGGCAGCTTGTGA